From the Oscillatoria sp. FACHB-1407 genome, one window contains:
- a CDS encoding glutaredoxin family protein, which yields MTNEADPTVVVYGSTWCGFTQHILQQLKALEVSYRFVDIDENPDAMQQITDWNQGRLVRPTIDISGVILFNPDPLTLQVELRKHSFLE from the coding sequence ATGACGAACGAGGCTGATCCCACAGTAGTTGTCTATGGATCAACCTGGTGCGGCTTTACTCAGCATATCTTGCAACAGCTTAAAGCATTGGAAGTTTCCTACCGCTTTGTAGACATTGATGAGAATCCTGATGCAATGCAACAAATTACAGATTGGAATCAGGGCCGTCTTGTGCGTCCCACAATTGATATAAGCGGTGTGATCCTCTTTAATCCCGATCCGTTGACATTACAGGTGGAATTGCGTAAGCACAGTTTTCTTGAATGA
- a CDS encoding DMT family transporter, producing the protein MQDRTLYLLIGLLGGAVLPVQVALNTLLRRYIGEPMQVTFVSYLVGTLTSLSFCYFARYSFPGWVTLSQTSWWMWVGGCLGTLYVWSTIFATPKIGAALALALTIAGQMIAAIFLDHYGAIGLVKHPANPERIAGVTLVILGVSLVAYAKR; encoded by the coding sequence GTGCAAGACCGTACACTCTATCTGTTAATTGGGCTGCTTGGTGGAGCCGTTTTACCTGTTCAAGTTGCATTAAATACGTTGTTGAGGCGCTATATTGGTGAGCCGATGCAAGTTACCTTTGTTTCTTATCTAGTTGGCACACTAACATCCTTATCATTCTGTTATTTTGCTCGCTATTCCTTTCCGGGCTGGGTTACACTCTCTCAAACCTCCTGGTGGATGTGGGTAGGAGGTTGTCTAGGAACGTTGTATGTATGGTCAACGATTTTTGCAACTCCTAAGATCGGAGCCGCGCTTGCTTTAGCACTAACAATTGCTGGTCAAATGATTGCTGCAATATTTTTGGATCACTATGGCGCGATCGGGCTTGTTAAACATCCAGCCAATCCTGAACGAATTGCTGGAGTAACACTCGTGATTTTAGGCGTTTCGTTAGTTGCTTATGCAAAGCGATAA
- a CDS encoding FMN-dependent NADH-azoreductase has translation MTRLLYIASSPRHEHSYSRTLTQEFIDKWSLYHPEVSIALRDLVRDPVPYLDDTWITAKFTAPEQYTPELSNAIQLSDRLVDEFLAADRYIISVPMYNFTIPAVLKSYIDYIVRPRRTFIVENGSFKGLVTGKKLLFITARGSDFRPGSAFAPSDFQEPYLKTVFEFIGFTDIQFINANGLRTDLREQSLAEARSTIQDLATQW, from the coding sequence ATGACACGCCTTCTATACATCGCTTCTAGTCCGCGTCACGAGCACTCCTATTCCCGCACGTTAACACAAGAATTTATTGATAAATGGAGTCTTTACCATCCTGAAGTGAGCATTGCACTGCGCGACCTGGTTCGTGACCCAGTTCCCTACCTGGATGATACCTGGATTACTGCTAAATTCACTGCACCAGAACAGTACACTCCAGAACTGTCAAACGCGATTCAACTCTCCGATCGCTTAGTTGATGAATTTCTTGCTGCTGACCGTTACATTATTTCAGTCCCCATGTATAACTTCACGATTCCCGCCGTCTTGAAGTCTTACATTGACTACATTGTTCGACCACGTCGTACCTTTATTGTAGAAAATGGTTCCTTTAAAGGCTTAGTAACTGGAAAGAAACTGCTTTTTATTACTGCACGAGGTAGCGATTTTCGACCCGGTTCAGCCTTTGCTCCTTCAGATTTTCAAGAGCCTTATCTAAAAACCGTGTTTGAATTTATTGGTTTCACAGACATACAGTTTATCAATGCCAATGGCCTCAGAACAGATCTGCGCGAGCAAAGTTTAGCCGAAGCAAGATCCACCATTCAAGATCTTGCCACACAGTGGTAG